The Apium graveolens cultivar Ventura chromosome 6, ASM990537v1, whole genome shotgun sequence genome contains a region encoding:
- the LOC141668670 gene encoding heavy metal-associated isoprenylated plant protein 46-like — protein sequence MMQKVLIRVAMVDQKKSRTKAMQIAATVSGVESVSLKGDDKDQIEVIGEGIDTVELTKLLRKKVGGADLLSVGPAKEEKKPAAAATSTNKNETPAVPAIQMWHPMAPLYPVYEIRESEPSCNIM from the exons atgATG CAAAAGGTGTTGATCAGAGTGGCAATGGTTGATCAGAAGAAGTCTCGCACAAAGGCCATGCAGATTGCAGCTACTGTTTCGG GGGTTGAATCCGTATCACTAAAGGGGGACGACAAAGATCAGATAGAAGTCATTGGAGAAGGGATCGACACGGTCGAGCTTACTAAGTTGCTACGAAAGAAGGTCGGGGGTGCAGATTTGTTGAGTGTGGGACCCGCTAAAGAAGAGAAAAAACCAGCAGCAGCAGCAACTAGTACTAATAAAAATGAAACACCGGCAGTGCCGGCTATTCAGATGTGGCATCCGATGGCTCCTTTGTACCCTGTTTACGAGATCCGAGAGTCCGAACCAAGCTGCAACATCATGTAA